Proteins from a genomic interval of Gossypium hirsutum isolate 1008001.06 chromosome A09, Gossypium_hirsutum_v2.1, whole genome shotgun sequence:
- the LOC107888271 gene encoding 40S ribosomal protein S10-1, translating into MIIPEKNRREICKYLFQEGVCYAKKDYNLAKHPEIDVPNLQVIKLMQSFKSKEYVRETFAWMHYYWYLTNDGIEFLRTYLNLPSEIVPATLKKSARPPGRLGGPPGDRARGPPRFEGDRPRFGDRDGYRGGPRGGDFVGDKGGAPADFQPSFRGPGGRPAFGRGGGGYSAAPSGSGSGFA; encoded by the exons ATG ATTATTCCAGAGAAGAATCGCAGAGAAATCTGCAAATACCTATTTCAAG AGGGAGTTTGCTATGCAAAGAAGGATTACAATCTTGCAAAGCACCCCGAGATCGATGTACCCAATTTGCAGGTCATTAAACTGATGCAGAGCTTCAAGTCCAAGGAATATGTCCGCGAGACTTTTGCTTGGATGCACTACTACTGGTACCTTACTAATGATGGAATTGAGTTTCTCAGAACTTACCTTAATCTTCCATCCGAAATTGTTCCTGCTACTTTAAAGAAATCTGCAAGGCCACCGGGTAGGCTAGGCGGCCCACCTGGTGATCGCGCTCG GGGTCCTCCTCGCTTTGAAGGAGACCGACCAAGGTTTGGTGACAGAGATGGGTACCGTGGAGGTCCTCGTGGGGGTGACTTTGTTGGTGATAAGGGAGGTGCCCCAGCAGATTTCCAACCATCATTCAGG GGCCCTGGTGGAAGGCCTGCCTTTGGTCGTGGAGGTGGAGGTTACAGTGCAGCTCCATCTGGTTCGGGTTCGGGTTTTGCTTGA